In Arthrobacter sp. StoSoilB5, one genomic interval encodes:
- a CDS encoding glycoside hydrolase family 68 protein encodes MNTHSTLQRPRRRLRQAAALAAAASVAGSILLVTPAAQANLPADPPSSTMPAPTPGFPLPSVHTQEAYDPAADFTSKWTRADAKQIMAQSNTNVAPGQNSMSPDVTMPEIPKDFPAMNDDVWVWDTWSLTDENANQISYKGWDVIFSLVADRHAGYGFDQRHWNARIGYFFRKTNADPAKDKWNYGGHLFLDNTSIGNTEWSGSTRLMQGNKINVFYTATTFYDVAERNAGGGGIAPDAVIAKALGNIHANQDGVTFDGFQHTKLLEPDGKMYQNKAQNPGFAFRDPYTFADPAHPGKTFMVFEGNTGGTRGDYKCKQEDLGYRPGDPHAETVNQVNTTTGAWYQTANVGLAVADNKDLTKWSFLPPILSANCVNDQTERPQIYIQNENGKNKYYLFTISHQFTYADGMRGPDGVYGFVGNGVRSDFQPVNNSGLALGSPTDLNMPANAPEGPDPRQNGRQFQAYSHYVQPGGLVQSFIDNVDGVRGGSLSPTVKMNFQGGVTQVDRSFGKNGLGPFGYLPTNLRVGGEGLYK; translated from the coding sequence ATGAACACGCACTCAACCCTTCAACGGCCGCGCCGCCGGCTGCGACAGGCAGCCGCCCTCGCAGCCGCAGCCAGCGTGGCCGGCAGCATCCTGCTGGTGACGCCGGCTGCGCAGGCCAACCTGCCGGCCGACCCGCCGTCGAGCACCATGCCGGCACCCACGCCCGGCTTCCCACTGCCCAGCGTCCACACGCAGGAGGCCTACGACCCAGCGGCCGACTTCACGTCCAAGTGGACCCGGGCAGACGCCAAGCAGATCATGGCACAGAGCAACACCAACGTTGCTCCCGGCCAGAACTCCATGAGCCCCGACGTCACCATGCCGGAAATTCCCAAGGACTTCCCCGCCATGAACGACGACGTCTGGGTGTGGGACACGTGGTCCCTGACAGACGAGAACGCGAACCAGATCAGCTACAAGGGCTGGGACGTCATCTTCTCCCTGGTTGCGGACCGCCACGCCGGCTACGGCTTCGACCAGCGCCACTGGAACGCCCGGATCGGGTACTTCTTCCGCAAGACCAACGCTGATCCGGCCAAGGACAAGTGGAACTACGGCGGACACCTGTTCCTGGACAACACGTCCATCGGCAACACGGAATGGTCCGGCTCCACGCGCCTCATGCAGGGCAACAAGATCAACGTCTTCTACACGGCCACCACGTTCTACGACGTCGCTGAGCGCAACGCAGGCGGCGGCGGCATCGCTCCGGACGCTGTCATTGCCAAGGCACTGGGCAACATCCACGCCAACCAGGACGGCGTGACCTTCGACGGCTTCCAGCACACCAAGCTGCTGGAACCGGACGGAAAGATGTACCAGAACAAGGCCCAGAACCCGGGCTTCGCTTTCCGTGACCCGTACACCTTCGCGGACCCGGCGCACCCGGGCAAGACCTTCATGGTCTTCGAGGGCAACACCGGTGGCACGCGCGGCGACTACAAGTGCAAGCAGGAAGACCTCGGCTACCGTCCGGGCGATCCTCACGCCGAGACCGTGAACCAGGTCAACACCACCACGGGCGCCTGGTACCAGACCGCAAATGTTGGACTGGCAGTGGCCGACAACAAGGACCTCACCAAGTGGAGCTTCCTGCCCCCGATCCTGTCCGCCAACTGCGTCAACGACCAGACTGAGCGTCCGCAGATCTACATCCAGAACGAAAACGGCAAGAACAAGTACTACCTGTTCACCATCAGCCACCAGTTCACCTACGCGGATGGCATGCGCGGCCCCGACGGCGTCTACGGCTTTGTGGGCAACGGCGTTCGCTCCGACTTCCAGCCGGTGAACAACAGCGGCCTGGCCCTGGGCTCCCCCACGGACCTGAACATGCCGGCCAACGCGCCGGAGGGTCCGGACCCGCGCCAGAACGGTCGTCAGTTCCAGGCTTACTCGCACTACGTACAGCCTGGCGGCCTCGTCCAATCGTTCATCGACAACGTGGACGGCGTCCGCGGCGGCTCCCTGTCCCCCACCGTGAAGATGAACTTCCAGGGTGGCGTGACGCAGGTTGACCGCAGCTTCGGCAAGAACGGCCTCGGCCCGTTCGGCTACCTGCCCACCAACCTCCGCGTGGGCGGCGAAGGCCTCTACAAGTAG
- a CDS encoding glycoside hydrolase family 32 protein encodes MTYPNPRLSRRHLLAASAAVVVAFSAAACTAPATESPTSAPTPGGHRPSASDPWRPAAHLTAEKNWLNDPNGLVYHDGTYHAFYQYNPRGNSWGNMSWGHSTSTDLVHWEQQPVAMEASPQEEIFSGSIVMDKNNASGLGSAQNPPMVALYTSAYGKNGALPQGAQAQSVAFSLDKGTTWQKYKGNPVLNLAPTNNNFRDPKITWYEPGRYWVMTTVVADAQVVKMFKSTDLLHWDYLSDFSGVGAQGGLWEVPELIQMDVQDSTAKKWVMLLSINPGGIAGGSGMQYFVGEFDGTRFTAENAAAPSAPLTESQWLDHGADYYAANSISGAPGGKPMLLGWMGNWDYAQHVPTTPWRGSMAIPRELTLVRGQKRLELRSAIAGVAREALEHAGEVKSKNLTVGPDPRDHNSDLGADFATRTQLIELEMDLTAAREAGILLRRSADGSASLRISYNKEKRTVRVDRSKAGTSNFSEKFSPYHEVALPSSGSDSKVRLHILLDSSSVEVFAQDGAAVISDIFFPDWDNTGSSVFSMDGDTDFTVRSHSL; translated from the coding sequence ATGACTTACCCCAATCCCCGCCTTTCCCGCCGTCACCTGCTTGCGGCGAGCGCCGCCGTCGTCGTCGCCTTTTCCGCCGCCGCTTGCACTGCTCCAGCAACGGAAAGCCCGACGTCGGCCCCCACCCCGGGCGGGCACCGGCCATCCGCTTCGGATCCGTGGCGGCCCGCTGCCCACCTGACTGCTGAAAAGAACTGGCTCAACGATCCCAACGGCCTCGTTTACCACGATGGGACCTACCACGCCTTCTACCAGTACAACCCTCGCGGGAACTCGTGGGGCAACATGTCCTGGGGCCACTCCACCAGCACGGACCTGGTGCACTGGGAACAGCAGCCTGTTGCCATGGAGGCGAGCCCGCAGGAGGAAATCTTCTCCGGTTCGATCGTGATGGATAAGAACAACGCGTCCGGGCTGGGGTCCGCGCAGAACCCGCCCATGGTGGCCCTCTACACCAGTGCATATGGAAAGAACGGCGCCCTCCCCCAAGGTGCCCAGGCGCAGTCCGTGGCCTTCAGCCTGGACAAGGGAACCACCTGGCAGAAGTACAAGGGCAACCCTGTCCTGAACCTGGCGCCCACCAACAACAACTTCCGCGACCCCAAGATCACCTGGTACGAGCCCGGACGATACTGGGTGATGACTACCGTCGTAGCGGACGCCCAGGTTGTGAAGATGTTCAAATCCACAGACCTTCTCCATTGGGACTACCTCAGTGATTTCTCGGGGGTCGGCGCCCAGGGCGGGCTCTGGGAAGTACCCGAACTCATCCAGATGGATGTACAGGACTCAACGGCGAAGAAGTGGGTCATGCTGCTGAGCATCAACCCAGGTGGCATCGCCGGAGGCTCAGGCATGCAGTACTTCGTGGGCGAATTCGACGGCACGCGCTTCACGGCCGAAAACGCGGCGGCACCCAGTGCTCCACTCACGGAGTCCCAGTGGCTGGACCATGGCGCCGACTATTACGCCGCCAACTCCATCTCGGGCGCACCAGGCGGCAAGCCCATGCTCCTTGGATGGATGGGCAATTGGGACTACGCCCAACACGTTCCCACCACGCCGTGGCGCGGGTCCATGGCCATCCCCCGCGAACTCACGTTGGTCCGGGGCCAGAAGCGGCTTGAGTTGCGATCAGCCATTGCCGGCGTGGCGAGGGAAGCACTCGAACACGCAGGTGAGGTGAAGAGCAAAAACCTCACCGTCGGCCCTGATCCGCGGGATCACAACAGCGATCTTGGCGCCGATTTTGCCACCCGTACGCAGCTTATTGAGCTCGAAATGGACCTTACCGCGGCGCGGGAAGCAGGAATTCTTCTTCGTCGATCAGCCGACGGCAGCGCTAGCCTGCGCATTTCCTATAACAAGGAAAAGCGCACCGTAAGGGTGGACCGTTCCAAGGCAGGGACCAGCAATTTCTCCGAGAAATTCAGCCCTTATCACGAGGTTGCGCTGCCCTCCTCCGGCAGCGATAGCAAGGTCCGCCTGCACATCCTCCTGGATTCCTCGTCCGTGGAGGTCTTCG